One window of the Indicator indicator isolate 239-I01 chromosome 13, UM_Iind_1.1, whole genome shotgun sequence genome contains the following:
- the EPHB1 gene encoding ephrin type-B receptor 1 produces MDTRTATAELGWTANPPSGWEEVSGYDENLNTIRTYQVCNVFEPNQNNWLLTTFIGRRGAHRVYAELRFTVRDCSSLPNVPGSCKETFNLYYYETDAVIATKQAAFWTEAPYLKVDTIAADESFSQVDFGGRLMKVNTEVRSFGPLTRSGFYLAFQDYGACMSLLSVRVFFKKCPSVVQNFAIFPETMTGAESTSLVTARGTCIAHAEEVDVPIKLYCNGDGEWMVPIGRCTCKPGYEPENNLACRACPVGTFKARQGTGLCASCPPNSRSAAEAAPLCSCRNGFYRADLDPPAAACTSVPSGPRNVISLVNETSIILEWHPPRDTGGRDDLRYNIVCRKCGADGRACARCDDNVAFVPRQLGLTGTRVLISSLWAHTPYTFEIQAVNGVSSKSPFPPQHVSVNITTNQAAPSTVPIMHQVSATMRSITLSWPQPEQPNGIILDYELRYYEKLSRNEYNSSLARSQTNTARLEGLRPGMVYVVQVRARTVAGYGKYSGKMCFQTLTDDDYKSELREQLPLIAGSAAAGVVFIVSLVAISIVCSRKRAYSKEAVYSDKLQHYSTGRGMKIYIDPFTYEDPNEAVREFAKEIDVSFVKIEEVIGAGEFGEVYKGRLRLPGKRELAVAIKTLKAGYSERQRRDFLSEASIMGQFDHPNIIRLEGVVTKSRPVMIVTEFMENGALDSFLRQNDGQFTVIQLVGMLRGIAAGMKYLAEMNYVHRDLAARNILVNSNLVCKVSDFGLSRYLQDDTSDPTYTSSLGGKIPVRWTAPEAIAYRKFTSASDVWSYGIVMWEVMSFGERPYWDMSNQDVINAIEQDYRLPPPMECPAALHQLMLDCWQKERNARPRFGDIVSTLDKMIRNPASLKALAAVTAVPSQPLLDRSIPDFTAFTSVDDWLSAVKMSQYRDSFLAAGFTSLQLVAQITSEDLLRIGVTLAGHQKKLLNSVQSMRSRYLNTNPERTVKTKQCAGGDRPQPCRADSDPTAHEQRSELRRRKGQAGDGASLSGGTTFLLFFSHPSLLTLLVDQVEVSSEVSTAPSCRSSDHGRTSVSSAWGMRLDPVNVFILKQRCTFPREPWPPWRALAAASSLLLAFFLQKGNKRITK; encoded by the exons ATGGACACGAGGACGGCGACGGCCGAACTGGGCTGGACTGCCAACCCTCCTTCAGGG TGGGAAGAGGTGAGTGGCTACGACGAGAACCTGAACACCATCCGCACCTACCAGGTGTGCAACGTCTTCGAGCCCAACCAGAACAACTGGCTGCTGACCACCTTCATCGGGCGGCGCGGCGCTCACCGTGTCTATGCCGAGCTGCGCTTCACCGTGCGCgactgcagcagcctgcccaaCGTGCCCGGCTCCTGCAAGGAGACCTTCAACCTCTACTACTACGAGACCGACGCCGTCATTGCCACCAAGCAGGCTGCCTTCTGGACGGAGGCTCCCTACCTGAAGGTGGACACCATTGCTGCTGACGAGAGCTTCTCCCAGGTGGACTTCGGGGGCAGGCTGATGAAGGTGAACACGGAAGTGAGGAGCTTCGGGCCCCTGACCCGCAGCGGCTTCTACCTGGCCTTCCAGGACTATGGCGCCTGCATGTCGCTGCTCTCCGTCAGGGTCTTCTTCAAGAAGTGCCCCAGCGTGGTGCAGAACTTTGCCATCTTCCCGGAGACTATGACGGGGGCGGAGAGCACCTCTCTGGTGACCGCCCGCGGCACCTGCATCGCCCATGCCGAGGAGGTGGACGTGCCCATCAAGCTCTACTGCAACGGGGATGGGGAGTGGATGGTGCCCATCGGCCGCTGCACCTGCAAGCCTGGCTACGAGCCTGAGAACAACCTGGCCTGCAGAG CCTGCCCCGTGGGGacgttcaaggccaggcagggcacagggctgtgTGCCTCCTGCCCCCCCAACAGCCGCTCCGCCGCCGAGGCTGCGCCACTCTGCAGCTGCCGCAATGGCTTCTACCGGGCAGACCTGGACCCCCcggcagctgcctgcacca GCGTCCCCTCGGGCCCCCGGAACGTGATCTCGCTGGTGAACGAGACGTCCATCATCCTGGAGTGGCACCCGCCGCGGGACACGGGCGGCCGCGACGACCTGCGCTACAACATCGTCTGCAGGAAGTGCGGCGCCGACGGCCGCGCCTGTGCCCGCTGCGACGACAACGTCGCCTTTGTGCCGCGCCAGCTGGGGCTCACCGGCACCCGCGTCCTCATCAGTAGCCTCTGGGCACACACCCCCTACACCTTCGAGATCCAGGCTGTCAACGGCGTCTCCAGCAAGAGCCCCTTCCCCCCGCAGCACGTCTCCGTCAACATCACCACCAACCAAGCTG CCCCCTCCACTGTGCCCATCATGCACCAGGTGAGTGCCACCATGAGGAGCATCACCCTGTCCTGGCCCCAGCCCGAGCAGCCCAATGGCATCATCCTGGACTATGAGCTGCGCTACTACGAGAAGCTGAGTCGC AATGAGTACAACTCGTCCCTGGCACGCAGCCAGACCAACACGGCGCGGCTGGAGGGGCTGCGGCCTGGCATGGTGTACGTGGTGCAGGTGCGGGCACGGACCGTGGCTGGCTATGGCAAGTACAGCGGCAAGATGTGCTTCCAGACCCTCACCGACG ATGACTACAAGTCAGAGCTGAGAGAGCAGCTGCCTTTGATTGCAgggtctgcagcagctggggtggtCTTCATTGTCTCACTGGTGGCCATCTCCATCGTCTGCAGCAG gaagCGTGCCTACAGCAAGGAGGCTGTGTACAGTGACAAGCTGCAGCACTACAGCACTGGCAGAG GCATGAAGATCTACATCGACCCCTTCACCTATGAGGACCCCAACGAGGCGGTGCGGGAGTTCGCCAAGGAGATTGATGTCTCCTTTGTGAAGATCGAGGAGGTCATTGGAGCAG GGGAGTTCGGGGAGGTGTACAAGGGGCGCCTGCGGCTGCCTGGCAAGCGGGAGCTGGCAGTGGCCATCAAGACGCTGAAGGCTGGGTACTCGGAGCGGCAGCGGCGCGACTTCCTGAGCGAGGCCAGCATCATGGGGCAGTTCGACCACCCCAACATCATCCGCCTGGAGGGCGTGGTCACCAAGAGCCGCCCGGTCATGATCGTCACCGAGTTCATGGAGAACGGCGCCCTCGACTCCTTCCTGCGG CAAAACGATGGTCAGTTCACGGTAATCCAGCTGGTTGGCATGCTGCGGGGCATCGCGGCGGGCATGAAGTACCTGGCAGAGATGAACTACGTGCACCGGGACCTGGCTGCCAGGAACATCCTGGTGAACAGCAACCTGGTCTGCAAGGTGTCCGACTTCGGCCTCTCGCGCTACCTGCAGGACGACACTTCCGACCCCACCTACACCAGCTCCCTG gGGGGGAAGATCCCAGTCCGGTGGACAGCGCCAGAGGCCATCGCCTACCGCAAATTCACCTCGGCCAGCGACGTCTGGAGCTATGGCATCGTCATGTGGGAGGTGATGTCGTTTGGGGAGAGACCCTACTGGGACATGTCCAACCAGGAT GTGATCAACGCCATCGAGCAGGACTACCGCCTGCCGCCGCCCATGGAGTGCCCTGCGGCGCTGCACCAGCTGATGCTGGACTGCTGGCAGAAGGAGCGCAACGCGCGGCCGCGCTTCGGGGACATCGTCAGCACCCTGGACAAGATGATTCGCAACCCGGCCAGCCTCAAGGCCCTGGCTGCCGTCACCGCTGT GCCTTCTCAGCCCCTCCTCGACCGCTCCATCCCCGACTTCACTGCCTTTACCTCAGTAGACGACTGGCTGAGTGCTGTGAAGATGAGCCAGTACCGGGACAGCTTCCTGGCCGCTGGCttcacctccctgcagctcGTCGCCCAGATCACCTCTGA AGACCTCCTGCGGATAGGAGTGACTTTGGCTGGGCACCAGAAGAAGCTGCTGAACAGCGTGCAGTCCATGCGG AGCAGATATTTAAACACAAACCCAGAGAGAACAGTGAAGACAAAGCAGTGTGCGGGGGGGGACagaccccagccctgcagagcagactCTGATCCCACTGCCCACGAGCAGCGCtcagagctgaggaggaggaaggggcaggcaggagatgGAGCGTCCTTGTCTGGAGGAaccaccttcctcctcttcttcagccatccttccctgctcaccttGCTCGTGGACCAGGTGGAAGTGTCCTCAGAGGTCTCCACGGCTCCCAGCTGCCGCTCCAGCGACCACGGAAGGACTTCtgtgagcagtgcctgggggaTGCGACTGGACCCAGTTAATGTCTTCATATTGAAGCAGAGATGTACCTTCCCCAGAGAGCCTTggcctccctggagagccttggctgctgcctcttctctt